Proteins from a genomic interval of Desulfovibrio litoralis DSM 11393:
- a CDS encoding tyrosine recombinase XerC — translation MKTKKDSIKQGKTQSNIPECVEMFLAHLEYEKAYSADTLSAYTLDLEQFESFLQTKNLTLNKLEQISPKEVKGFLSELHRRQVSRTSMGRKLSTLRSFFKFMARLGKVEKVPTLGIANPKQDKRQPKHLNVDQAYALLEVDKKNTSDNEPSNQKILALGTKETQAIHARDLALIELLYGSGLRISEALNLNLKDYTQGAKIIKVRGKGNKERLAPLTEKSQEALDKWLNLKDCIPAESEALFIGVRGDRLQRRQAQRVLETLCKQANLSETVSPHALRHSFATHLLESGADLRSVQELLGHSRLSTTQRYTHLNLAKLVEVYDKAHPKSDN, via the coding sequence ATGAAAACAAAAAAAGACAGTATAAAACAAGGAAAAACACAAAGCAATATTCCGGAATGTGTTGAAATGTTTTTAGCTCATTTAGAATATGAAAAAGCCTATTCTGCTGATACGCTTAGTGCGTATACACTTGACCTTGAACAGTTTGAAAGTTTTTTACAGACTAAAAATTTAACCTTAAACAAGCTCGAACAAATCAGCCCGAAAGAAGTTAAGGGTTTTTTAAGCGAATTGCATCGTCGGCAAGTCAGTCGTACAAGTATGGGGCGTAAGCTTTCTACTTTACGTTCTTTTTTTAAATTTATGGCGCGCTTGGGTAAGGTTGAGAAAGTTCCGACTCTCGGTATTGCGAACCCGAAACAAGATAAACGCCAACCGAAACATTTGAATGTTGACCAAGCTTATGCTTTGCTTGAAGTAGATAAAAAAAATACATCAGATAACGAGCCTAGTAATCAAAAGATACTTGCTTTGGGAACAAAAGAAACACAAGCCATACATGCCAGAGATTTAGCTTTAATAGAGCTTCTTTACGGGTCGGGTTTGCGTATTTCGGAAGCTTTAAATTTAAACCTTAAAGATTATACTCAAGGGGCAAAAATAATTAAAGTCCGTGGAAAGGGGAATAAAGAGCGTCTTGCCCCTTTAACCGAAAAAAGCCAAGAAGCTTTAGATAAGTGGCTTAATTTAAAAGATTGTATTCCGGCGGAGTCTGAGGCTTTATTTATTGGAGTTCGAGGCGATAGGTTACAGAGAAGACAGGCTCAGCGTGTTTTAGAAACTTTATGCAAACAGGCAAATTTATCCGAAACTGTTTCGCCTCATGCCTTACGACATTCTTTTGCTACTCATCTTTTGGAATCAGGTGCAGATTTACGCTCGGTTCAAGAGCTTTTGGGGCATTCAAGATTAAGCACGACTCAGCGTTATACCCATTTAAACTTGGCAAAGTTGGTTGAAGTTTATGACAA